The window CCTCCGCCAGTGACATCTCTGACGACGGTccgaaaagaaaagaaaatccgAATAAAACTTCAACAGCCGACAGAGGTCGCGATGGTAACAGGGGAGGCCATCAACAGCAAACCCGTTCCACTTTTGACATCCCTGGTGCTTTCAACGACGATGCAAGCAGAAGACAAAGGCAAAGACCCGTCAGAGGTGAACTACGCCAGCTGCAAAAGCTCTCATTAAGAATGTCGTTTGAGAGaactgttaaatgtaaaaaaacaaacattacaccTCTTTACAGTGCAcctttttctttgtgtcctCCAGATAAAACTGAGATATGCATGTTCTTCGTCAAAGGACGCTGTATACACGATGATGGTGAGTAATCAATTACACATGATCACGTAAAACAGTAATATTACACGTGTTTTGTGTCTAAGTGGGATTTCTTTTGTGGTTCATTTTGTCTCTATGACGGATGTCTTTTCAGAGCGATGCTTTAAAGTCCACGACAAGATGCCGTACAGATGGGAGGTCAAAGAGGACGATCGGTGGACCGCCTTGCCTGATAATGAGGCGATCGAGAAGGAGTACTGTGACCCTAAAAACACATACAGGTATTCTCTACTGAAATTCAGTGGTATCGTAGTTCTGGGAAGGTGTTAATCTTTGACCCAACCATTTCAAGatgtatgctgaaaaacaaagatttccTTTATCTTTACAATGACAAAAAGCCTTAAATACTTTATGCtgattcttttcctttttttaaaagggaaaaattGTCAGTTATTTACAAGTTTACAGTTATTTACAAGTTTGAGACCAATCTTATGTCAGTTGGGTAAATATTGAGGTCCTATATGGAAACCGCTATGGTTAAAGCTTAATCCCTACAATAACCATAATGTAAGGACAAGAATACCAATATCCCAtttagtaaaaacaataaataaaatcccaATACAAAGATATTAGATATAAGGagagatgatgtttttttatacttttttttttatctgtttgtttatcatttctCTTACTAGTGCAGTatgaagtaaaaatgaaagttttttaATTAGTCCTGCTGTAcctggaagaaaaagaaaaacatgatctGTAAGGTAGTCTTTCATAGGAGTAACCCCAATATTGATCCAATTGGAAACCAATGTATCGGTGTAACCTAACAGATGACTTGCTGTTAAAATTAATTGAATTGTATGAATTAATTGctatttattttgctgtattttaGTAGTGGCAGCCCACCTGTACATTTTGACACGATGACCCACGGATCCAACGAAATACGGCGACTCTCTACGACAAACTCTTTGCTTGAGCCCACCTTCATCCACACCACTGAGTGGGTTTGGTACTGGGAGGATGAGTTCGGGAAGTGGAACGTTTACACTTCAGCTGTGAGTAACTGGAGTTATTTTCAAGTCGGATTTAGTGGTGATTATGCGGACAGCACAACACACTAGTTTAAAGTGTGGTGAAGCTGAATTTGAATTTCCTTTGTTCtgttaaagctgctttaattattttagttataGAAACAATGGATTAGTTATGTAATACTGTGAGGTTAATAATCTCAAATATGAATGTCCCAGCCTCCCCAACCTTAGAGCCAGTCAAGGTGTTTATTATCTGACCATTACAGTATAAACCTGATCAAAGTTCGAAGTCATTACTACAGTAACGCCACATCATTAAAACCTAGTAAACATTGACACAGCTCCTCATAGATAACAGTGCGAGTGAACAAACAGAGGAGCGGCATCAAAAAAgtagcagcagcaccagcagaaAACTGTTCCATTGAGGATATGCGCACTGACAATATGCCACAGTAAGCAAAGCTGGCGGAGCTGATTtgggcccaaaaaaaaaaaaaaaaaggtcactttACCTCCATTTCAGTGACATTTTGAATTCGTGCCGCAACCCTAAATGCTGCTGTGGTGACAACGGTTCACTGCAGAAAACTCACTCCAGAAACTTGCGCACACAATGAGAAAACGAAGTGTGGCTGTCCGAGCTTTGTTGAAGAAGTAATCCTATATCATGTTATAAGTTTATACATACAGCTCAGGCTGTGTGGCAGCATCCCTGAGGAAAgagatgagcagcagcagataTTGTAGCCTGGTTGCATAAATTTGAATTTGTCATGCTCATATTGGACTGTTGAATtaagaaattatgtttttacagCATTTACTGGAGCTCCCACAGTTAAAGCTTATCCAACTTTCAAAGCAGAGCCTGCTAAACAGTTTGACTTTTGTCCTCAAGGTTTACACTTCCAAAAAGAACATTACCGGTACCGATTTCACACATTCAGAGCAgcatgtgaacacagcattgatattatgaataaaagaaagaaattgttGGGTTACATGTCCCAGTTCTCCACTCGAAAATCTAATCCTGGATCACAATGCATATTCACGTTGTTCCTCACATTTCAGTCAAATTAATTCAAGTACTGAAATTTAaggcacattttaaaatgttggtgCACTTGCcctaaacaaattaaaactttaattcAGTGTTCTAAATTACAATTCTGTTACGAACAATTACACTATAAATGGGGAATAGTGAATAGACATAAATGTTAGCCCACTGTTAGCAACATAATATCTACTTTATCTTCTAATCTTGATTTATACAACAGGAAATCTTCAACTCGACACCGATGAGAACCAAAATACTTGAGAATGAATTTGAATATGAATCTAGTTTTTGACAGCAACCCATACCAAATAAGCTAACTATAAAGGAGAAAATATGcatttcttgcagagagttagatttGAAGATTGATACCAGTCATTGATGTCTTTACGCTAAATATGAATCTAGTGcaagcagctggttagcttagcttagcatagtgTCTGgagagaaacagctagcctggctctgtccagagATAACAGATCTGCCAGATCACCTCTTACACTCAATATTAAACAcgtttcattatttgttttgtttaatttgtacaaaagccaaagtcaaaaatgtagatattattgttttatggGGGAGTCATGAGTTAGAATTTCTTGATTCTAGTTtttggttgcctggcaacctgtGATGACAAGAATGTTAGGTGGATTAAGTTACCGTCAAACGGGCCCCAGCAAGTTGATCCTCTTTTTCCACtcctaatgctaagctaagctaacaggctgctggtGCTAGCTTTATATTGTAGTTAGTGTGcaagatcatttttgtttagcaagaaagcaaacaggtgagtttccccaaaatgttttcatgaaaacacttgTCAATGCACTGATTTAATGCAGTAAACATTAATTTGAACTTTTACGTTCTGCAGGTAATACTACCAACTCGCTCCTGATTGGTCATTGGTCACCATTTATGTTTTGAGGTAAAAAATAGACTCATCCGTGTTGTGTTGCAGGCTGCTGGACGAAAAGTAGCGGACATGGACAGCTCTACGCTGGAGCAGAAGTTTCTGAGCAACGACAAAGATGTGGTGGACTTCACCGCCGGTTCACAGTCATACTCACTCAGCTTCCAGGGTAAACAAATATTACGCAATGGATCTCTCTGTTTACACTTTTGTGCATTTTTGGAATATTTAAGCAgcctttaaatattttcttttccccagacatgatacaaacaaacaagcagtaCGGCACCAAGAGGCTTGTGAAGAGACGGCCCCAGTTTGTCTCCGCAACTGATGTCCAAACAAAGAGAGTGAGGTACGACATCTCAAATATGCTCTGTTGGTCCCACTTATGAATAATTTTATTCAAACTGCCTCACAATAAAACTAATCCTAATCCTACTTTGCTTTCTGACCACAGAAGGCCTCTTGGTCAACAGAATTTCACCGCCATTCCCGACAACTGGGACAAGTCTCAGATTCCAGAAACAGGATGCAGGGTATTGTGAAAACACCACACTTTCAAACTGCATTAGGAATATAAATTCCAAGTATCTACAGTTTTGGCTATCATTCGTGTCCTGGCTTGGAAGTCATGTGAATGTACATGCtattaaatgttttagaaaaacaaaactaactgCTAGAAGTAGCCAAATCAACGTCTTATTTTAATGATGTGAGTATTTGCTTATTGTTTGTAATCTGGgtggaattttttttacaaaagtgaggggaaaaaatgttATTGCTCCCCGCCATGAATGCACTACAAAATTCCCTTACAGTTCTTGATGAGGGcatggctaatgttagcttgcaCCGTATCCATATTCTCACAATGACTGTTTGTTCTGAACAAAAATGGCGACCCCTGATGAGGTTTGTGTAGATGCTACAATGGCATCAGTTAAATTagaactggagagtatttcttaattgaaagaagagcaaaaatGTCAGTGACAGTTTTCGATCCAGGACAAAGGATAGGgcttctgattttttttaattttttattgtctttaaaacctttttaaaaaagtgttctGTGACACAGCTCCATTGTCAAAGCTATTAAAACACATGGATGAGTAACACTAGTGCACTGGCTGTGACGTTCCTTCATTACAATGAACATGGCTCTGTTTATCTGTTCCAAATACACaatcctgctgctgtaaaaactCCAAATGCGTATTAatccactgctgaaaatagtccccaacaaatgcactgaTTATTCCTGTTTAAGTAATGTTGAATAAAGATtactgatttttgtttttagataatactataataatttatttagctGATGCTTTTACCCAAAGCAACTCAACCATGTTGGTAACTGCTTATAAAGTGTAAGAATCATGAAGATTAACATCTTCAGGAGGAACCAATAGCATTGGGGCTGAGTGCCACTGACAGGGTAGCAAAGTCAGCAAGTATTAGAGACTGACCAAAACACTGTTGGCTTTGGTTAAAAATACTGCCtggcagaaatgaaaaacaaagaaagactgTTGTTGAAGTGAAGCCCCTGAAACCAGGCCAACGTCACCCAGTCCAACCTGCTGCACCAGTAGGCTAAAGAATTTACAGCAGCGGGATTCACCCGTAGAGGTGCTGCAGTTATAAATACTGCAGTTTATTGTGCCACCAGCAGCTATAAGAggagcaaaacatttattcttcAACATTGTCTGCTGGTGACACCAGTGATGCAGCGGAGGCAGCTCCCTCTACACCTACAGCCTGTTAGCTAGTTTATTGAAACAAAGTTCAAAATGGTTGGGAACaatacattaaatgtaaaagacCTGAAACATGCAGTTTGAAAGATTTGACCTAGTTTTGCTAGATATTTAGCAATGTCTTACAATGTCTGCATATTTCaccctcttttgtttttgcttattAAAAGTGCTAAATAAGTAATTAACAGGAAGACACACACTAGACATTACaagggaaaaagggaaacaacaatcatgaaaaatatatatatgaatacagattaagctgaaataaataacaggagGTATCTGAGTCAATTTAAAATTTTGATTTTCTTATTGTTGCCCAGGTGAGTATTTGGTGGAAATGGGAATAAAGACATAAGCAACTCAAATTATTATTACCCAGTATAAAATGATAACAACAAAAGTGACTTTAATAACATGTATTACCATCATCAGGATGATCATCATTCTAGTAATAATGAACTGTATGGCAGTAATCATAAGCGTCATCATAGTATTAATAAACAGTATACATCAATCAtcaccatgaaaaaaaataatatataatccAAATAACAATGCTTATCAtcctaataataaaataaaatattaaataatgatattaCTAAAAATAATGAGATCCTAATTCTACCATTAATTATAACATTCTTAATAAAGTAccacattttaaacataaaaaatattaccataatataataatcactattaaaaatgtatcataattAATCTCTGttactgctggatgtgtaaataagcaactgtttgctagcAAGTTCAACGTAGCTAGCAGCTTTAAAGgtgatatgtcaatgttgtgttcacaacttgtttacgctgcccccaagtggccaaaaataaGTTGGAtcattctgttttctttgtttgtcttccaGCGAGTCCCCGTCCTGCGCATCTCGGCTGAATTCAAGGAACTTGAGAATCTTTTCTGTGAAACTATGAGAGGCTTTGACATTGTCAAAATAGAGAGGATTCAGAACAAACCTCTTTGGGAGGTCTTTCAGTGGTACGTATGTAATCTAAAGTGTCACCCGTCCAAGTGGTTGTGTGTTCAATATCTTCTCAGCTAGGTTGTCAATGTATCAGATAACCACCACTCTTTAGTTGTTAAAGCAAGACTATGCAACTTTTATAAAGAAATTACACATTCACCCTCTAATTGCCCAGATTAGTATTTATTATAATCCTGTGGTTGCCACTTGTGGACGCATATCAGCTTGATCtacagtttttcatttattctttcaaaataaaggcagaaaaaccagatgaagaacaacaacaagggGCACAATGTGACCGAAAAGAAGCTTTTTCATGGCACCGACTCTAAATACTTAGATGTCATCTGCCACACCAACTTTGACTGGAGAGTCTGTGGAGTTAATGGAACTGCTTTTGGCGAAGGTGAGTTGAAGAAATTTGAACTGTGGGCCTCTTACTGATTTGATAACAATAGATGTGCAGTTGCtgtattcaattaaaaagaGTCTGAGAGGATGGGATGGTTTATTAGATAAGCTCGgtgtctcacacacatttaaagggacagttcaccaaAAACTAAATGGAACTTACTTTTTACCATTATCCGGTGTTTCAAGCTGTCCATAAGTGTTGTTcaactgaaacaattagtttatCATTTGTTGTAAAGTTAGCTAGCTCAGTGGTGCTAGATAAGCTAGCAGTTTATATTCAAGCCTCCTTCTGCGCAGTGATACGGTTAGCGCGTGTAGTTTGCTAGTAAATTGAATAATTTCGGGTTTAGACAATTTGGGCGCTGGGaacttaaaatactttttattttctgacattttatagaccaaacaaataaatgtttatccAAGAAAACAATTTGCAGATTAAGTAATATTTAAAGTAATCCCTAGCAGCGGCCCCTAGTGTCTTTCCACAGGCAGTATAATGGCACTACAATAATCCCCAAATCTGTAATCTCTGTGTCCAATCACAGGTAGTTACTTTGCCCGGGACGCAAAGTACTCACACAGCTACACCGGTGTCTCTGATGTCAAATCCATGTTCATCTCTCGGGTGCTGGTGGGAGACTACACCAGAGGGTCCCCCAAGTACCGCCGACCTCCGTCCAAGGACAGTGGGGACATAAACTTCTTTGACAGCTGCGTAGACGACGTCATGAACCCTTCCATCTTTGTCGTGTTTGAGAAGCACCAGATCTACCCGGAGTACCTGCTGCAGTACAAGACCACGCACCCACTTGTCGCTGTGTATGGTGCCACGGCAGCACCTGCGGCAGCACCTGCCCCGGCACCGGCAACAAGACCGGCTCCCCAACCGAGCGTGACGACTTATCAATTTAGTACACCCACAATCCGACCCAGTACATCAGTTCCTGCACCAGTAACACCCTCAATCCGACCCAGTACACCATTTCCTTCACCAGTAACATCCTCAATCCGACCCAGTACATCAGTTCCTGCACCAGTAACATCCTCAATCAGACCCAGACCATCAGTTCCTGCACCAGTAACATCCTCAATCAGACACAGACCATCAGTTCCTGCACCAGTAACATCCTCAATCAGACCCAGTACATCAGTTCATCCACTAAGTATACCCTTATACAAACCCAGCACATCTGTTTCTTCATCCAGTACATCCTCAATCCAACCCAGTACATCAGTTTCTCCACCCAGTTCACTCTCATACTACCAACCCAGCAGAAGAGTTACCCAACCATCgccatctcctccacctccctcaccTCGACCGAGCCCAAAGAAAAATGATAGCTGTGCCATTGCTTAGAGACAATGGAGTAGTGAGGGAAGGCCTCTTTTTTATGAATAATCATAATTTAAGGAGCTTGATGGTGCTTGTGCAGACTTCTTTGGGAAGTTTGGCAATGATATCCATTAAAGAGTGCAATTAAGAGTAGAGTGACTTTCATACAGTTGTATCACTTAGAGTGGTTATTTATGTGGAAGAACATACTAACACTAGAATAGTCCAGGACAAAAATACTACAGTGAATTGGAAATATTAATTCAGTTCACAGTAGATGAGTTTCTAtccaaaagtaaacaaacttttaattttcaataaacaaaaataatggaaCATGATGCATGTTTCCGCCTGCTGCTGTTATGCAGATATTTGGAGTTGGTCCTTCGAGATAAACGGTCGGTGACACTGATTTATTAGTCGGGTGCCATTAAAACGGTACAGAAGATGAGGCAGCAACAAGACAGCACCTTTGCGCTATATCTTCACTTTCCGACCTCTCAGTCAGGTTTGTTCATGGCCATAACGACAGACGGATGGAAAAGCACTTATTGAGGTGTGGTTAACCTAAATGTCAGTGAAATTCATTCAAAACAGACTCTGCTCAGGAAACTTTATACATCACAATGCCATTCAATTACTCATGGTTTATAACAATGAATACATCCTATGTAGTAATTGTTCAGCCAGATATTCTGCTGCATAGCTCCTCTACCAGTAGAGGGTGACAAAATCCTTATCGCATCCTAAAATATGCCTAATAGCACTAATAGCTTCATTCAAATAAGGTTTGTAGTGTATGCAAAGTGTTTCAAGTCAGAGCACCACTTGTAGGTTTTTTGTGTCGAGTGtgactaaaaactaaaaacattttttttttccaaattgtaCTATTTGCTGATTTCGTGCattgaatcaataaataaatgtcatgttaAACTGCACACAGAAACACCTTTTTATTATCATGTTTGCCTCATATGGCCTTGTTTGTTGCTGTTGGAGCTGCAgttctctctgcctttctccGTCTGTCTCATAAGTGAATTGAAAATGCCACCAGCGGTCGGGTTGAGCCTCTTAGTGAAATGAGGCAGGGCATGAAAAATGATCAATATGGCTGCCGGTGCTTCCTGTGACATTAGACATTAGGcctgcaaccccccccccccaccccctccccacactccccctcacacacacccaaacacagacaaacacaccaGTGTACATACACTGGCATACGCCTCCTGTTGTGTTTCCTGACAAGCTGCAGTGTGATCGTGAATATGTTTGCATGTAATGAAGAGATTTCACTTTGCTTATGCTCCCTGACTTTTTCACATCTACACCTTGGGGATGTTTTGACTTTATGAAATGATTCATAGGGTTATGGTTAGGATATGAAATTGAATTTGTTCTATTTGGCATTTTGCTAAATTACAATACCACCAAACTTTGGTCCCGTTATACTTTGATCAGTGCAAATGTAAACAATCTTAACAGAAGGAATCACGAGAATAAAccactttggtttatgatcaaAGAAAACTTGAGAtttaaaggtgctcaatacggacttcagagcatatctattgtaTTAGAGATTTCTGAGCCTGTagctagaagctaacggtgctaccagtgcaaacaaaggcaacagtgctgacaaagctaacagtgtttacctgaaggGGCAAccggagggtgggtgctacgcttccgTGACATAGCTGGGTCGGGATGgctttatcagctgtaaccaccatatgagcgcagtgcagaACGACAGCCGTTAGCTAGCACATACATTCAAAATCAACTCACGATTTTGTTTCAAGGAGCACATTCTCTGAAAACACTTTGTTTGATGCACTTGGGAGCTTAGCCGTCTCCATCTTGTTTGTTGGTAACCAGtggtgacacgagagggtggagtgAAATACAACCAAACCCTGAAGGAGAcattttaggcgaccaaaatgttacaatttactcccgtgaaatgaaaacactgataACTTATTGGACTGCCGTTTATCAATTGTCATTGTAATACAGAGGACGAGCTCTTTGGAACAACCTGCTTCCATAAACAATCAATATCTACTTTATCGTTATTAAAAAAACCATCTGAA is drawn from Anoplopoma fimbria isolate UVic2021 breed Golden Eagle Sablefish chromosome 23, Afim_UVic_2022, whole genome shotgun sequence and contains these coding sequences:
- the si:ch73-252i11.1 gene encoding protein mono-ADP-ribosyltransferase PARP12; this encodes MMEVEILKFICDNQGAVDTDYLMYNLGSGDVVDDIISNKEKFALCCPFGQPKVVARTRLKLCKVKDCMGSCYMLHLCKKFLLSGSCPFTNSRRGCRFSHELDSDHNMPLLRVHELETLSLTELRTLLLQSDSWLLPPICHNYNNGGGGEFGLCEEGFGCKRLHICEKHLNRDGSCSKNHDFNDTQPYKSLQERGVPDDLIPSLKSVYANILALKYIDRQADRSDRQQQQPNSPNGEFSAAAANNSDAGGHDGMNSAQRQWYRGRGGNRGNRGNRGNRGNRGNRGNRGNRGSRGNRGNQGNDQLQQRTSSCNDIDVDMDDLDLNREDGPYEEQQLNSSASDISDDGPKRKENPNKTSTADRGRDGNRGGHQQQTRSTFDIPGAFNDDASRRQRQRPVRDKTEICMFFVKGRCIHDDERCFKVHDKMPYRWEVKEDDRWTALPDNEAIEKEYCDPKNTYSSGSPPVHFDTMTHGSNEIRRLSTTNSLLEPTFIHTTEWVWYWEDEFGKWNVYTSAAAGRKVADMDSSTLEQKFLSNDKDVVDFTAGSQSYSLSFQDMIQTNKQYGTKRLVKRRPQFVSATDVQTKRVRRPLGQQNFTAIPDNWDKSQIPETGCRRVPVLRISAEFKELENLFCETMRGFDIVKIERIQNKPLWEVFQWQKNQMKNNNKGHNVTEKKLFHGTDSKYLDVICHTNFDWRVCGVNGTAFGEGSYFARDAKYSHSYTGVSDVKSMFISRVLVGDYTRGSPKYRRPPSKDSGDINFFDSCVDDVMNPSIFVVFEKHQIYPEYLLQYKTTHPLVAVYGATAAPAAAPAPAPATRPAPQPSVTTYQFSTPTIRPSTSVPAPVTPSIRPSTPFPSPVTSSIRPSTSVPAPVTSSIRPRPSVPAPVTSSIRHRPSVPAPVTSSIRPSTSVHPLSIPLYKPSTSVSSSSTSSIQPSTSVSPPSSLSYYQPSRRVTQPSPSPPPPSPRPSPKKNDSCAIA